Proteins from a genomic interval of Rhizoctonia solani chromosome 12, complete sequence:
- a CDS encoding phosphotransferase enzyme family protein produces MNDLTNSNGVLDYLSNTQFAAADVQRLTGGFTAFSYRVSLSTPLEDGSTTLIIKHYEDYVAFAPEIRFESTRSDFEYNALMALWDCGLINHDSVIQVPRPIHYDRETHTVFLSDLGSDIVSLDVMFDEHLKRACSDLDHANIQAVASGIGSALGIFLGRLHEWGSSTEHRQLFLYPHRQDRIFALFANLSIRSATKFGVKEGWLESMLSEESRRISIDDRVLAMGDLSLSTFL; encoded by the exons ATGAACGACTTGACTAATTCCAACGGAGTACTCGATTACCTGTCAAACACACAGTTTGCGGCAGCCGATGTTCAGCGCCTCACTGGAGGATTCACTGCGTTTAGTTATCGAGTCTCCTTGTCAACTCCTCTCGAGGATGGCTCTACAACTCTTATAATAAAACATTACGAAGATTATGTTGCGTTTGCCCCCGAGATTAGGTTCGAATCTACTCGTTCA GATTTTGAGTACAACGCGCTTATGGCCCTCTGGGACTGCGGCCTAATCAATCATGACAGTGTCATTCAGGTCCCTCGCCCGATCCACTACGACCGAGAGACTCACACAGTTTTCCTGTCTGACTTAGGTTCAGACATTGTTAGCCTCGACGTCATGTTTGACGAGCATCTCAAACGTGCATGTAGTGATTTAGATCACGCGAACATTCAGGCCGTAGCATCTGGTATTGGTTCAGCGCTGGGAATATTCCTTGGGAGGTTACACGAATGGGGTAGCTCCACCGAGCACCGTCAACTTTTCCTCTACCCCCACCGACAGGACCGCATATTTGCACTCTTCGCCAACTTGAGTATCCGCTCAGCGACCAAGTTTGGAGTCAAAGAAGGATGGCTAGAAAGTATGCTATCAGAGGAATCTCGCAGGATATCTATTGATGATCGGGTTCTCGCCATGGGTGACCTTTCGCTAAGCACGTTTCTGTGA
- a CDS encoding phosphatidylinositol-specific phospholipase C: protein MADTPGNDGPHATLSTDAGGGVLEHPKPLTITYPGMQKQIERVFDRLHKSGHSINSSELRTFLEGQGERYTDDEGFKAWMKRTLSPTAVDKLLNNKDGIDKAEFTAYLASAANGSIKAIPEDETRPLNEYYISSSHNTYLVGHQLYGASTVDGYRNVLLRGCRSVEIDVWDGEEGEPAVFHGYTLTKEVPFRDVCRAIKENAFVTSELPVIISLEVHASHAQQEKMVSIMKEELGDYLVSERLSQHLDDKALPSPHALRRRLLVKHFPIATDPVIAQPTPEAKPNDPDNDTSDSSSDEELREAAAAASKTKPKKSKVIQALADLGVYISGHSFKDWEDAKRLPSNHIFSFSEKAFLKMNKSNHDELFSHNVHFLMRVYPFGLRFGSSNVDPTTFWSRGVQLVALNWQKIDRGMMLNEAMFAGTGGYVLKPPGRRDVNLTGVLAREEKRSVVLRVTILAGQSLPLPEDEAEDEADKLEKLKKKEEKKKRKEAHSRSNSGVKDGDEKSISAIEAGLAAAHVTATALTPPANPESREAESKRDKIKGFFSRMKHRDGADGFEPYIEIQLLADGLDEDGVKGKNKALRGADVVWEGRGLLGSDPPEIVLKASNIVPGASFVRFLLKDEEFGTDDLAGWACVRLDRLQPGYRFIRLYDLHGRLTENGCLFVKIQKEITGTWEII, encoded by the exons ATGGCCGATACTCCAGGAAACGATGGCCCACACGCAACTCTTAGCACCGATGCCGGCGGCGGCGTTCTAGAACACCCTAAACCACTAACAATCACATATCCTGGGATGCAAAAGCAGATTGAAAGGGTTTTTGACCGCCTTCATAAATCCGGACACTCCATCAATTCTAGCGAGCTCCGTACGTTTTTGGAGGGGCAAGGAGAAAGGTACACCGATGACGAAGGTTTCAAAGCGTGGATGAAACGTACTCTCAGTCCCACAGCTGTTGACAAGCTCCTGAACAACAAAGACGGTATCGATAAAGCTGAATTTACCGCATATCTTGCGTCAGCCGCCAATGGTTCAATCAAGGCCATTCCCGAGGATGAGACTCGACCTTTAAACGAATATTATATCTCGTCGTCTCATAACACATACCTCGTGGGCCATCAACTATATGGTGCCTCTACTGTTGACGGCTATCGTAATGTCTTGTTGCGTGGGTGTCGTTCGGTCGAAATCGATGTCTGGGACGGAGAAGAGGGAGAACCCGCAGTATTCCACGGGTACACGTTAACCAAAGAGGTTCCTTTCCGAGACGTTTGTCGTGCGATCAAAGAAAACGCGTTTGTCACGTCGGAGCTCCCTGTAATTATTAGTCTGGAGGTGCATGCAAGTCATGCTCAG CAAGAGAAGATGGTCTCAATCATGAAGGAGGAGCTAGGAGATTATCTTGTCAGCGAACGTCTTTCTCAGCACCTTGATGACAAGGCCCTCCCTTCTCCTCATGCCCTTCGTCGTCGTCTACTT GTCAAACACTTCCCTATCGCCACTGACCCCGTAATAGCCCAGCCGACTCCAGAGGCCAAGCCCAACGATCCTGACAATGATACATCTGATTCTTCGTCTGATGAAGAGTTACGTGAAGCGGCGGCTGCGGCCTCTAAAACCAAGCCCAAGAAAAGCAAAGTCATTCAAGCGCTGGCAGACCTGGGAGTGTACATCTCAGGGCATAGTTTCAAGGACTGGGAAGATGCTA AACGCCTACCCTCCAACCATATCTTCTCATTCTCTGAAAAGGCGTTTCTCAAGATGAACAAATCAAACCATGATGAGCTTTTTTCTCATAATGTTCATTTCCTTATGCGAGTGTATCCCTTCGGCCTTCG ATTCGGGTCATCTAATGTTGATCCGACGACCTTTTGGTCTCGTGGGGTCCAGCTGGTGGCTCTCAATTGGCAGAAAATTGATCGT GGTATGATGTTGAATGAAGCCAT GTTTGCCGGAACTGGAGGTTACGTTCTCAAACCCCCCGGTCGTCGAGACGTGAATCTGACCGGTGTGCTCGCACGAGAGGAGAAACGCAGTGTAGTGCTGCGAGTTACAATTCTCGCTGGACAATCACTCCCTCTTCCCGAAGACGAAGCAGAGGATGAGGCGGACAAACTCGAGAAATTAAAGAagaaggaagaaaagaagaaaagaaaggaGGCACATTCGCGCAGTAATAGTGGGGTCAAGGATGGGGACGAAAAAAGCATTAGCGCTATTGAAGCAGGGCTCGCTGCGGCACATGTAACGGCCACCGCACTAACCCCACCTGCGAATCCGGAGTCTCGTGAAGCAGAAAGCAAGCGAGATAAGATCAAAGGATTCTTTAGCCGTATGAAACATCGGGATGGAGCAGATGGATTTGAGCC GTACATTGAAATTCAGTTGCTAGCAGACGGGCTAGATGAAGATGGAGTCAAGGGCAAAAACAAAGCCTTGCGAGGGGCTGACGTGGTATGGGAGGGGCGAGGATTACTCGGCTCGGACCCACCCGAGATTGTACTGAAAGCATCTAATATCGTCCCTGGCGCATCATTTGTCAG ATTTCTACTGAAAGACGAAGAATTCGGAACAGATGACTTGGCCGGATGGGCTTGCGTTCGTCTAGATAGGCTCCAGCCAGGCTATCGTTTTATACGATTATATGATTTACACGGCAGGCTGACTGAAAATGGATGCCTTTTCGTGAAGATTCAGAAGGAGATCAcaggtacttgggagatcatTTAA
- a CDS encoding cyanate hydratase, which translates to MNFTRMIHGVTRGAMRQRPIPLVTQTNSVRLSSSSAVASSPVLPGLPSACKQLFDAKAKKGLSFGEIGKAIGKDEIWTAALFYGQAKPAPQDLAKLSEALDVPHQSLRDSLGDHWWPTRGLGPDPPQDPVIYRLHEGVLVYGYPIKAVIHEKFGDGIMSLIDCHVTVDRKPHEKGDRVVLTFE; encoded by the exons ATGAATTTTACACGAATGATTCACGGTGTAACGCGTGGTGCAATGCGCCAACGACCAATTCCGTTAGTAACACAAACGAACTCGGTACGACTCAGTTCATCCAGTGCTGTG GCATCAAGTCCTGTGCTCCCTGGGCTCCCATCTGCATGCAAGCAATTGTTCGATGCCAAGGCAAAGAAAG GTTTGAGTTTTGGAGAAATAGGAAAGGCCATAGGCAAGGATGAGATCTGGACGGCAGCACTCTTCTACGGACAG GCAAAACCAGCACCACAGGATCTTGCCAAACTCAGCGAGGCTTTAG ACGTACCTCACCAGTCCCTCAGGGACAGCCTTGGAGACCATTGGTGGCCAACGCGCGGCCTTGGACCTGACCCACCTCAGGACCCAGTTATTTACCGCCTACATGAA GGGGTCTTGGTGTATGGGTATCCAATCAAA GCTGTGATCCATGAAAAG TTTGGAGATGGCATCATGTCGCTGATCGACTGTCATGTAACGGTGGACAGGAAACCTCACGAAAAGGGTGATCGCGTCGTACTGACGTTTGAGTGA
- a CDS encoding cyclin-dependent kinase translates to MTTPGAGPSSPTTNSVQKRSKWHDIEEPPVHIVPKKRAKKSTRVRESSPDVPALSRDPEAEVAPQVTARALRPAEENHSQSVSTRSRFVPPRTAHPPIQPCRSVYCYERLNHIEEGTYGVVFRARDKETGEIVALKKLKLDEEKNGFPITSLREVMALMVCKHEHVVGVREIVVGDTLTQVFIVMDFIEHDLKQLLTQMPSPFLQSEIKTLLRQLISAVAHCHANWVLHRDLKTSNLLMNNRGQIKVADFGLARTFGDPLGDMTQLVVTLWYRAPELLLGEAAYSTAVDMWSVGCIFGELLLHEPLFQAKGEMELLSMIFKLLGHPDEKSWPGFSKLPLAKTVNTSAAWPSTLRTKFPHLTRAGLDLLSSLLAYDPAQRISAEEALNHPYFSESPLPKHPSLFGSFPSVAAGEKRRKPDSPSAPSRIADYKLLMDFDLP, encoded by the exons ATGACGACCCCTGGTGCCG GACCTTCTTCTCCAACGACCAACTCAGTTCAGAAGCGGTCAAAATGGCATGATATTGAAGAGCCTCCCGTTCATATTGTGCCTAAAAAGCGAGCAAAGAAATCAACTCGGGTCCGAGAGTCCTCACCGGACGTGCCTGCGCTCTCCAGAGATCCGGAAGCTGAAGTAGCTCCCCAGGTTACGGCTCGCGCGCTACGGCCTGCGGAAGAAAATCACAGTCAATCAGTCTCTACTCGTAGTCGATTTGTCCCCCCTAGAACAGCTCACCCTCCGATTCAACCCTGCCGGTCGGTTTATTGCTACGAAAGGTTGAATCACATCGAGGAAGGGACTTATGGTGTGGTCTTTCGAGCTCGTGACAAGGAAACTGGGGAAATTGTGGCCCTCAAAAAGCTCAAATTAGATGAAGAGAAAAACGGTTTCCCTATCACCAGCTTGCGCGAAGTCATGGCACTTATGGTGTGTAAGCACGAGCATGTCGTAGGTGTACGAGAGATTGTTGTCGGGGATACTTTAACGCA AGTCTTCATCGTTATGGATTTTATAGAGCATGATCTCAAACAATTACTTACGCAAATGCCTTCTCCTTTCCTTCAATCAGAGATCAAAACCTTGCTGCGACAGCTCATTTCTGCTGTCGCCCACTGCCATGCGAATTGGGTCTTACATCGCGATCTCAAAACAAGTAACCTACTAATGAACAACCGTGGCCAAATCAAAGTTGCAGATTTTGGACTTGCTAGGACATTTGGAGATCCACTCGGGGATATGACACAACTTGTTGTCACACTTTGGTACCG TGCGCCAGAACTCTTGTTAGGGGAAGCTGCATATTCTACCGCTGTGGATATGTGGTCTGTAGGCTGTATATTTGGAGAGCTGTTACTTCATGAGCCATTATTCCAGGCCAAGGGAGAAATGGAGCTACTGTCAATG ATTTTCAAACTGCTAGGCCACCCGGATGAGAAATCATGGCCTGGATTTTCCAAGTTACCCCTGGCGAAAACGGTTAATACCAGTGCCGCTTG GCCGTCAACTCTCAGAACTAAATTCCCTCACCTCACCCGTGCGGGTCTCGACCTACTGTCTAGTTTATTAGCCTACGATCCGGCTCAACGTATTAGCGCAGAGGAGGCGCTCAACCACCCTTATTTTTC GGAATCCCCATTGCCCAAACATCCCTCTTTGTTCGGCTCATTCCCATCTGTCGCCGCTGGAGAAAA ACGCCGGAAACCCGACAGCCCTTCAGCGCCCAGTCGCATTGCTGACTACAAGCTGCTTATGGACTTTGACTTGCCCTGA